A section of the Flavobacterium ardleyense genome encodes:
- the pheS gene encoding phenylalanine--tRNA ligase subunit alpha produces the protein MTERIAQYIAEVQAFQTTDKSELEAFRIKFSGKKGILNEFFAAFKEVPNHQKKEFGQVINSLKVVVEEKIKMIQDFLESREDSNPIYGDLSRPGEPIKIGSRHPISLVKNQITDIFASIGFNVSEGPEIEDDWHNFTALNLPEYHPARDMQDTFFIQTDPDVLLRTHTSSVQVRYMEENKPPIRTISPGRVFRNEAVSSRSHCIFHQVEGLYIDKDVSFADLKQTLLYFTKEMFGKSKIRLRPSYFPFTEPSAEVDIYWGLKTETDYRITKGTGWLEIMGCGMVDPNVLTNCGINAEEYTGFAFGMGIERIAMLLYQISDIRMFYENDVRFLEQFKSSI, from the coding sequence ATGACAGAAAGAATAGCACAATATATCGCCGAAGTTCAAGCATTTCAAACAACGGATAAATCTGAACTCGAAGCTTTTAGAATTAAATTTTCAGGTAAAAAAGGAATATTAAATGAATTTTTTGCAGCGTTTAAGGAAGTTCCTAACCATCAGAAAAAGGAATTTGGACAAGTAATCAATAGCCTAAAAGTAGTTGTAGAAGAGAAAATTAAGATGATTCAAGACTTTCTAGAAAGCCGTGAAGATTCAAATCCTATTTATGGCGATCTTTCACGTCCAGGTGAGCCAATCAAGATAGGTTCTCGCCACCCAATATCATTGGTCAAAAACCAAATTACAGATATATTTGCGTCCATTGGTTTCAACGTTTCCGAAGGTCCAGAAATTGAGGATGACTGGCATAACTTTACTGCTTTAAATCTTCCAGAATACCATCCGGCGCGCGATATGCAGGATACTTTCTTTATTCAGACAGATCCAGATGTGCTTTTAAGAACCCATACTTCATCGGTTCAGGTGCGTTATATGGAAGAAAACAAACCACCAATTCGTACGATTTCGCCAGGACGCGTATTCAGAAATGAAGCTGTTTCGTCACGTTCTCACTGTATTTTTCACCAAGTAGAGGGACTTTATATCGACAAAGATGTGTCGTTTGCAGATTTAAAACAGACACTTTTATATTTTACCAAAGAGATGTTCGGAAAGTCAAAAATCCGTCTTAGACCTTCGTATTTCCCATTTACGGAGCCAAGTGCCGAAGTGGATATTTACTGGGGATTAAAGACTGAAACAGATTATCGAATCACAAAAGGAACAGGTTGGTTGGAAATTATGGGCTGCGGAATGGTAGATCCAAATGTCTTGACCAACTGCGGAATTAACGCCGAAGAATATACAGGTTTCGCCTTTGGTATGGGCATCGAGCGCATCGCAATGTTGCTGTACCAAATTAGCGATATCCGAATGTTTTACGAAAATGACGTACGATTTTTAGAACAATTTAAATCAAGCATTTAA
- a CDS encoding NAD(P)H-dependent glycerol-3-phosphate dehydrogenase, with protein MTENPKFAVIGGGSWATAIAKMLHANLSEVCWYMRNDEAIAHIREHHHNPNYLSSVEFNVNKLILTSDINEAVRYADYIVFVIPSAFLSKELELLTEPLKDKIIFSAIKGIVPETSLIVGEHFHEKYGIPYGNIGVITGPCHAEEVALERLSYLTIACSDPAKAAVMSAFLSSNYIKVKITDDIVGTEYAAVLKNIYAVAAGMAHGLGYGDNFQAVLMSNAIREMKKFIKKVHKVKRDINDSAYLGDLLVTGYSLFSRNRTFGNMIGKGYTVNSAMTEMSMVAEGYYAVKSAYKLNQEYGAKTPIIDAVYGILYEGKDPRKVFKKLTEKLD; from the coding sequence ATGACAGAGAATCCAAAATTTGCAGTAATCGGAGGTGGTAGTTGGGCTACTGCAATAGCAAAGATGCTACATGCAAACTTATCAGAAGTTTGCTGGTATATGCGCAACGATGAGGCAATTGCTCACATCAGAGAGCATCACCACAATCCTAATTATTTAAGTTCGGTCGAATTTAATGTAAATAAACTAATACTTACCTCGGATATTAACGAAGCGGTGCGATACGCAGATTATATTGTATTCGTAATTCCATCAGCTTTCTTGAGTAAAGAACTTGAACTACTTACTGAACCGCTAAAAGACAAAATCATATTTTCGGCAATTAAGGGAATTGTTCCAGAAACAAGTCTGATTGTTGGCGAGCATTTTCACGAGAAATACGGAATTCCGTACGGAAATATCGGTGTTATAACTGGTCCGTGTCATGCGGAAGAGGTTGCTCTCGAAAGATTGTCTTATCTGACAATTGCTTGTAGCGATCCTGCAAAAGCAGCGGTAATGTCGGCATTCCTAAGTAGTAATTACATCAAAGTAAAAATTACCGATGATATTGTGGGGACAGAATATGCGGCAGTTCTTAAAAATATTTATGCTGTTGCGGCAGGAATGGCGCACGGTCTAGGATATGGCGATAATTTTCAAGCGGTTTTGATGAGTAATGCAATTCGCGAAATGAAGAAATTTATCAAGAAGGTTCACAAAGTGAAACGCGATATTAACGACTCAGCTTACCTGGGAGATCTTTTGGTAACAGGATATTCGCTGTTTTCTAGAAATAGAACTTTTGGGAATATGATTGGTAAAGGATATACTGTAAATTCGGCTATGACCGAAATGAGTATGGTTGCTGAAGGTTATTACGCGGTAAAAAGCGCCTATAAATTAAACCAAGAGTACGGGGCAAAAACTCCAATTATAGATGCTGTTTATGGTATTTTGTACGAAGGAAAAGATCCTCGAAAAGTCTTTAAAAAATTGACAGAAAAGCTAGATTAG
- a CDS encoding type II toxin-antitoxin system ParD family antitoxin, producing the protein MKDTSLSLGPHFDEFVISQVSVGKYKNVTEVLLAGLRLLEGEESKVIELRTAIETGLNSELVEDFDFEDNLQRLKSGKKLKNG; encoded by the coding sequence ATGAAAGACACATCACTATCATTAGGACCTCACTTTGATGAATTTGTTATTTCGCAAGTTTCTGTTGGAAAATATAAGAATGTAACTGAAGTACTACTTGCCGGTCTTCGACTTTTGGAAGGCGAGGAAAGCAAAGTTATAGAACTTCGTACTGCAATTGAAACAGGTTTAAATAGTGAGTTAGTTGAAGATTTTGATTTTGAAGATAATCTACAAAGATTAAAATCGGGAAAAAAATTGAAAAATGGCTAA
- a CDS encoding type II toxin-antitoxin system RelE/ParE family toxin, producing the protein MKLDLLGLKSGKHIIFYKLISEDTIEIIRILHARMDLKSRFRK; encoded by the coding sequence GTGAAATTAGATTTATTAGGATTAAAGTCTGGAAAGCATATCATTTTTTATAAATTAATTTCAGAAGATACCATTGAAATTATTAGAATTTTACACGCGAGAATGGATTTGAAAAGTAGATTTAGAAAGTAA
- a CDS encoding iron-containing alcohol dehydrogenase, with protein MLNFQLYNPTNYLFGKGQIAKLPELIPANTKVLLTYGGGSIKKNGIYDQVMTALKGYEIVEFSGIEPNPKYETLMKAVEIIREQKIGFVLAVGGGSVIDGTKFISAAVNCETEPSDILHRTAEVGKNTIPFGTVLTLPATGSEMNSGGVVTILATQEKLSFGSPELFPQFSICDPEVIISLPRRQLENGVVDAYMHVLEQYMTTKHDALLQDRIAEGVLQTLIEIGPSVVENPSDYTLASNFMWSCTMALNGLLNKGVPVDWSTHMIGHELTALYNIDHARTLAIVAPSLYTVMFETKKDKLAQYGRRVFDLQGTDESVAREAIVKTEEFFQKMGMKTKLSENTENYDDTAKFVADRFTERGWTGLGEAKNIGVDQVKEILEMSY; from the coding sequence ATGTTAAATTTTCAATTATACAATCCTACAAATTACCTTTTCGGAAAAGGTCAAATCGCGAAACTTCCTGAATTAATTCCAGCGAATACCAAAGTACTTCTTACCTACGGTGGCGGAAGCATCAAGAAAAACGGAATTTACGATCAAGTAATGACTGCTTTGAAAGGCTACGAAATCGTAGAATTTTCAGGTATCGAGCCGAATCCGAAGTACGAAACTTTGATGAAAGCGGTAGAAATAATCCGCGAGCAGAAAATTGGTTTTGTCCTTGCTGTTGGTGGCGGATCTGTGATTGATGGAACAAAATTTATCTCTGCAGCTGTAAACTGCGAAACGGAGCCTTCGGATATTTTACATAGAACAGCTGAAGTTGGAAAAAACACTATTCCGTTTGGAACAGTTTTGACTTTGCCAGCGACGGGAAGCGAAATGAATTCGGGTGGAGTTGTTACAATTTTGGCAACTCAAGAGAAATTATCTTTTGGAAGTCCTGAGTTATTTCCACAATTTTCTATTTGCGATCCAGAAGTAATTATTTCGTTGCCGAGAAGACAATTAGAAAATGGTGTTGTAGATGCTTATATGCACGTTCTAGAACAATATATGACTACCAAACACGATGCTTTGCTACAAGATAGAATTGCTGAAGGTGTTTTGCAGACTTTAATCGAAATAGGTCCGTCAGTAGTCGAAAATCCTTCTGACTACACATTGGCTTCAAACTTTATGTGGAGCTGTACAATGGCGCTGAATGGACTTCTAAATAAAGGAGTTCCTGTAGATTGGTCAACCCACATGATTGGTCACGAGCTCACCGCTTTGTATAATATTGACCACGCAAGAACATTGGCGATTGTTGCGCCAAGTCTTTATACGGTGATGTTCGAAACTAAGAAAGATAAATTAGCTCAGTACGGACGTAGAGTTTTTGATCTTCAAGGAACAGACGAAAGTGTCGCTCGTGAAGCTATCGTTAAAACTGAAGAATTCTTCCAGAAAATGGGAATGAAAACCAAATTGTCTGAGAACACAGAAAATTATGACGATACTGCGAAATTTGTAGCTGATCGTTTTACAGAACGTGGATGGACTGGGCTTGGAGAAGCGAAGAATATTGGAGTTGATCAAGTAAAAGAAATTCTGGAAATGAGCTACTAA
- the nadD gene encoding nicotinate (nicotinamide) nucleotide adenylyltransferase, translated as MKIGLYFGTFNPIHAGHLIIANHLVEHTSLDQVWMVVTPHSPFKKKSTLLDDYQRYEMVFLATEDYPNIQPSDIEFKLSQPNYTVNTLAHLEEKFPQHEFSLIMGEDNLTSLHKWKNYEVLLENYPIFVYPRIPHSEEMEAKYPQVNFVDAPIVEISSTFIRQNIKDGKNVQPLLPAKVWSYISHNLLYKK; from the coding sequence ATGAAGATTGGTTTGTATTTCGGAACATTTAATCCCATTCACGCAGGGCATTTGATCATTGCAAATCATTTGGTTGAGCACACTTCGCTAGATCAGGTTTGGATGGTGGTCACGCCGCATAGTCCTTTCAAAAAGAAGTCGACACTGCTTGATGACTATCAACGCTACGAAATGGTTTTCCTGGCGACTGAAGATTATCCAAATATTCAACCTTCGGATATTGAGTTCAAACTTTCTCAACCTAATTATACTGTAAATACATTAGCCCATTTAGAGGAGAAATTTCCACAGCACGAGTTTTCGTTGATTATGGGTGAGGATAATTTGACCTCTCTTCATAAATGGAAAAATTACGAAGTGTTGCTCGAGAATTATCCGATTTTTGTCTATCCACGCATTCCACATTCAGAAGAAATGGAAGCGAAATATCCTCAAGTAAATTTCGTAGATGCACCAATTGTCGAAATTTCTTCAACCTTTATCAGACAGAATATCAAAGACGGTAAAAATGTGCAGCCGCTACTTCCTGCCAAAGTTTGGAGTTATATCTCTCATAACCTGCTTTATAAAAAATAG
- the gmk gene encoding guanylate kinase, with product MEQGKLLVFSAPSGSGKTTIVKHLLSIEELNLEFSISATSREARGDEEHGKDYYFISLEEFKQHIKDGDFLEWEEVYRDNFYGTLKSEIERIWAKGKNVIFDIDVAGGLRIKRRYPTETLAVFVKPPSIDELKIRLKIRSTESEDKINMRIAKASVELATAPQFDMIIKNYDLDVAKQDAYLLVKEFIG from the coding sequence ATGGAACAAGGAAAACTACTAGTTTTTTCGGCACCTTCGGGATCTGGAAAAACCACAATCGTAAAACATCTTTTAAGTATAGAAGAATTGAATTTGGAATTTTCTATTTCGGCGACTTCTAGAGAAGCGCGCGGAGATGAAGAGCACGGAAAAGATTACTATTTTATTTCTCTGGAAGAATTCAAACAGCATATCAAGGACGGCGATTTTCTAGAATGGGAAGAAGTATATCGTGATAACTTCTACGGAACTTTGAAAAGTGAAATTGAACGTATTTGGGCGAAAGGCAAAAACGTTATTTTTGATATTGATGTTGCGGGCGGTTTGCGTATAAAACGCAGATATCCAACTGAAACCCTTGCTGTTTTTGTGAAGCCACCAAGTATTGATGAGCTTAAAATACGATTGAAAATACGCTCTACCGAATCTGAGGATAAGATAAATATGCGAATTGCAAAAGCTTCTGTAGAACTTGCTACTGCGCCGCAATTTGATATGATTATCAAGAATTATGATTTGGATGTAGCGAAACAAGACGCATACTTATTAGTAAAGGAATTTATCGGTTAA